A stretch of Lactiplantibacillus brownii DNA encodes these proteins:
- a CDS encoding PepSY domain-containing protein — MNKQLQYGGLLAVGMAGIAGGFSVGGLLKRLRRPTPNQILNQVKRAFLKEAPIEGSWIEMKKAPLQKFALRTDVYYGGITRYEDGQLVQYEFLADANTGSILDIYRL; from the coding sequence ATGAATAAACAATTACAATACGGCGGGTTATTAGCTGTTGGGATGGCCGGTATCGCTGGTGGATTCTCCGTTGGCGGGCTACTAAAACGGTTGCGCCGACCAACCCCTAATCAGATCTTAAACCAAGTCAAACGGGCCTTTTTAAAGGAAGCACCAATTGAAGGCTCTTGGATTGAAATGAAAAAAGCCCCACTACAAAAGTTCGCCTTACGAACTGACGTCTACTATGGTGGGATCACCCGTTACGAAGATGGTCAACTCGTTCAGTACGAATTTTTGGCGGATGCCAATACTGGCAGTATTTTAGATATTTATCGTCTTTAA
- a CDS encoding threonine/serine exporter family protein, whose amino-acid sequence MANKKQLGLSQRHHMTIPWKDFIRNEDVPAKNASLQERTSIVGRIGISLLSCGTGAWRVRDAMNKVARSLNLTCSADIGLIALHYTCFSHDRSYTQVLALPNTGVNTDKLNVLEKFVSEFDERYATLTIRELHTAIDKAQKRPKQYTPVTLGLAAALACSGFIFLLGGGLPEMLCSFLGAGFGNYVRAKMGKRSLTTIAGIAVSVAVACLVYMASFRLLEMGFHVLAEHEAGYIGAMLFVIPGFPFITSMLDISKLDMRSGLERLAYAIMVTLIATLVGWLVATLFHFKPGNFLPLGLSPLMLMLLRLPASFCGVYGFSIMFNSSQKMAITAGFMGAIANTLRLELVELTTMPPAAAAFCGALVAGLLASLINRYNGYPRISLTVPSIVIMVPGLYIYRAIYNIGSNQIGVGALWLTKAMLIIMFLPLGLFVARALMDREWRHFD is encoded by the coding sequence ATGGCAAATAAAAAACAACTAGGATTGTCACAACGCCATCATATGACGATTCCGTGGAAGGATTTCATTCGTAACGAAGATGTTCCGGCTAAGAATGCCAGTTTACAAGAACGGACGTCGATTGTCGGACGCATCGGAATCTCACTGTTGTCTTGTGGAACTGGGGCTTGGCGGGTGCGTGACGCGATGAATAAGGTCGCCCGGAGTCTCAACTTAACTTGTTCGGCAGATATTGGGCTAATTGCGCTGCACTATACTTGTTTTAGCCATGATCGCAGCTATACACAGGTGCTGGCACTACCCAATACCGGTGTTAACACGGATAAACTGAATGTTTTAGAGAAGTTTGTCAGTGAGTTTGACGAACGCTATGCAACCTTAACGATTCGTGAACTACACACAGCAATCGATAAGGCTCAAAAACGGCCAAAACAATATACGCCGGTGACGCTAGGACTGGCTGCCGCGTTAGCCTGCAGCGGATTTATTTTTCTACTGGGTGGTGGCTTACCTGAAATGTTGTGCTCCTTTCTAGGAGCCGGTTTTGGGAACTATGTCCGGGCAAAGATGGGTAAACGGTCGCTGACCACGATTGCGGGGATTGCCGTTAGTGTGGCGGTGGCGTGCCTAGTGTACATGGCAAGCTTTCGATTACTTGAGATGGGCTTTCACGTCTTAGCAGAACATGAGGCTGGCTACATTGGGGCGATGCTGTTCGTGATACCGGGCTTTCCGTTTATCACGAGTATGCTAGATATTTCAAAGCTGGATATGCGGTCGGGACTCGAACGGTTAGCCTACGCGATCATGGTCACGTTGATTGCGACGTTGGTCGGTTGGCTGGTCGCAACACTATTTCATTTTAAACCGGGGAACTTCTTACCCCTCGGGTTATCTCCGTTAATGTTGATGTTGTTACGGCTACCTGCGAGTTTTTGTGGGGTCTACGGCTTCTCGATTATGTTTAACAGCTCACAAAAAATGGCCATTACGGCGGGGTTCATGGGTGCCATTGCCAATACGCTCCGGTTAGAACTTGTTGAACTGACCACGATGCCACCGGCCGCCGCGGCCTTTTGTGGCGCACTAGTGGCGGGATTACTGGCTTCTCTGATTAATCGTTATAACGGTTATCCGCGGATCTCACTGACCGTGCCGTCCATTGTGATCATGGTGCCGGGGCTTTATATTTACCGAGCCATTTACAATATTGGGAGCAACCAAATCGGCGTCGGAGCCCTCTGGCTGACTAAAGCGATGTTAATTATTATGTTTTTACCGCTGGGGCTCTTTGTGGCACGGGCGTTGATGGATCGTGAGTGGCGTCACTTTGATTAA
- a CDS encoding phosphotransferase family protein, with amino-acid sequence MDFELDDGWDVYPIYGNTNKAFMGKKNQQRLFLKRNASPFLAALSMEEITPRLIWTKRISSGDTLTAQEWLNGQTLTKQQMRLPEVAHLLARVHNSKLLHRMLTKVGGQVVRPHDFIRQYLSELPDDLRQHPLMATVLKTLKGTLPTLPTTDYRVCHGDLNHKNWLLSDHRQLYLVDWDSARFADPASDISMLLCEYVPLDDWQAWFSEYGETMTPELQRRVIWYAKINLLLNIKDNYYRNQYHKMNHEIIFLEELSQHQL; translated from the coding sequence ATGGATTTCGAACTTGATGATGGCTGGGATGTCTATCCAATATATGGCAATACCAATAAAGCTTTCATGGGCAAAAAGAATCAACAACGATTGTTTTTGAAACGAAACGCGTCGCCGTTTTTAGCAGCACTCTCGATGGAAGAAATTACTCCGCGGTTAATCTGGACCAAACGAATTTCGAGTGGTGATACCTTAACTGCCCAAGAATGGCTCAATGGTCAAACTTTAACGAAGCAACAAATGCGACTGCCTGAAGTGGCGCATTTATTGGCACGTGTGCACAATTCCAAGTTGCTTCATCGAATGTTAACTAAAGTCGGCGGTCAAGTGGTTCGACCACATGACTTTATCCGACAATATTTGAGTGAATTACCAGATGATTTGCGGCAACATCCATTGATGGCGACCGTCTTAAAAACGTTGAAAGGCACGTTACCAACTTTACCAACAACAGATTATCGAGTGTGTCATGGGGATTTGAATCATAAAAACTGGCTATTATCCGATCATCGCCAACTTTATTTGGTCGATTGGGATTCAGCACGTTTTGCTGATCCAGCCTCAGATATTAGTATGCTGTTGTGTGAATATGTGCCATTGGATGACTGGCAAGCTTGGTTTTCAGAATATGGTGAAACCATGACACCTGAACTTCAGCGACGGGTCATTTGGTATGCTAAGATTAATTTATTATTGAATATTAAAGATAATTATTATCGTAATCAGTATCACAAAATGAATCATGAAATTATCTTCTTAGAAGAATTGTCACAGCATCAACTGTAA
- the trmB gene encoding tRNA (guanosine(46)-N7)-methyltransferase TrmB has translation MRVRNKPWAPKLINAHPELITETPTDFRGKWQSRFKATQPLQIEVGSGKGQFIIEMAKRHPEINYIAIEIQTSVIAVILRELVDAPLPNLQLAHADGQAVTAFFEPNEVDRLYLNFSDPWPKTRHAKRRLTYKTFLAGYEEVLKPNGQIEFKTDNRGLFEFSLTSMNNYGMQFEQVWLNLHAAVTPEENVETEYEQKFSQFGPIYKIIATFPAATKTD, from the coding sequence ATGCGTGTACGGAATAAACCTTGGGCCCCAAAATTAATTAATGCCCATCCAGAATTAATTACGGAAACGCCGACAGATTTTCGGGGAAAATGGCAAAGCCGTTTTAAGGCCACTCAGCCACTCCAGATTGAAGTTGGGAGTGGAAAGGGCCAATTCATCATTGAGATGGCCAAACGCCACCCAGAAATCAATTATATCGCCATTGAGATTCAAACTTCGGTGATCGCAGTTATTCTGCGTGAGTTAGTTGATGCCCCACTGCCAAATTTACAATTGGCTCATGCGGATGGTCAAGCAGTCACGGCCTTTTTTGAACCTAATGAAGTTGATCGATTGTACTTAAATTTTTCAGATCCGTGGCCTAAAACGCGGCATGCTAAACGTCGACTGACTTATAAAACTTTTTTGGCGGGTTATGAAGAAGTTCTAAAGCCAAATGGTCAGATTGAATTCAAGACAGACAATCGGGGCTTATTTGAATTTTCGTTGACCAGCATGAATAATTACGGGATGCAATTTGAACAAGTGTGGTTGAATTTGCATGCCGCCGTGACACCGGAAGAAAATGTTGAAACTGAATATGAACAAAAATTTAGCCAATTTGGCCCCATTTATAAAATTATTGCGACGTTTCCAGCCGCAACCAAGACCGATTAA
- a CDS encoding aldo/keto reductase, whose amino-acid sequence MKYRQFGNTGYKISEVSLGTWQLGGKWGLPFSEKDAMATLAEAYDQGVNFFDTADGYQGGASERTVGQFLKRHSDIHYTTKIGRKEAPLTADHFSPKSIDRYVDESLKNLGVDALDTVLLHCPPTQVLYQPETFFELDRLKKAGKIRHYGVSVEKVEEAIKAMDYDISAIEIIFNMFRLRPANLFFDLAKQHNIGILARVPLASGLLSGKYTAETTFAPTDHRTNNRHGQHFDQGETFSGVDFLTGVKAADELKTRLKTDNLAALALRYILMYDAVSAVIPGASNPNQIERNTTAADLPALSNQQMAIVRDVYDQYIKNPVEYRW is encoded by the coding sequence ATGAAATACCGTCAATTTGGCAATACAGGTTATAAAATTAGTGAAGTTTCGCTTGGTACCTGGCAATTAGGTGGAAAATGGGGACTGCCATTCAGTGAAAAAGACGCGATGGCTACCTTAGCCGAGGCCTATGATCAAGGGGTAAACTTTTTTGATACCGCTGATGGCTATCAGGGTGGTGCCAGTGAACGAACCGTTGGGCAATTTTTGAAGCGTCATTCGGATATTCACTATACGACTAAAATTGGCCGAAAAGAAGCCCCCTTAACGGCGGACCACTTTAGCCCTAAGAGTATCGACCGTTATGTAGATGAGTCGTTAAAGAATTTAGGCGTGGACGCTTTAGATACGGTCTTATTGCACTGCCCGCCAACTCAGGTTCTGTACCAACCGGAAACGTTCTTCGAGTTAGACCGGCTCAAAAAAGCAGGTAAGATTCGGCACTACGGGGTAAGTGTTGAAAAGGTTGAAGAGGCCATTAAGGCGATGGATTACGATATTTCAGCGATTGAAATTATTTTCAACATGTTCCGGCTCCGGCCAGCTAACCTGTTTTTTGACTTAGCCAAACAGCATAATATTGGTATTTTAGCTCGGGTGCCGTTAGCAAGTGGGTTACTCAGCGGCAAGTATACCGCTGAAACGACTTTTGCACCTACGGATCATCGGACTAACAACCGCCATGGTCAACACTTTGACCAAGGTGAGACGTTCTCTGGCGTGGACTTCTTGACCGGGGTCAAGGCCGCTGATGAACTCAAGACTCGGTTGAAGACGGATAACTTAGCGGCGTTGGCCTTACGGTACATCTTGATGTATGATGCGGTTTCCGCGGTTATTCCGGGTGCCAGTAACCCTAACCAAATTGAACGTAATACGACTGCGGCCGATCTGCCGGCATTGAGCAATCAACAAATGGCGATTGTGCGGGATGTTTACGATCAATACATTAAAAATCCGGTGGAATATCGCTGGTAA
- a CDS encoding nucleoside phosphorylase, which translates to MRDELTLLHFDDDPEAVLSPSTEGNFKLPEKALLMLTDDQHFQQIVTHYHGVEVAHFDSITKVARVYQVNRHGQKIAMAQAPLGAPGAVMILESLIAFGVRQVLGVGSCGALTELPENIFLSPTAALRDEGTSFHYLPASEWATVDPTMVAGIQKGLLQRHIPVRLVKTWTTDAIFRENKSRITSVKLAGCEVVEMECAALVACAKFRKIKFGQLLYTADSLANLDRHDPRQWGTDAVIPAIELAIEILVELPA; encoded by the coding sequence ATGCGTGATGAACTGACTTTATTGCATTTTGACGATGATCCCGAGGCAGTGTTGTCGCCTAGTACTGAGGGCAATTTTAAACTGCCAGAAAAAGCTTTATTAATGTTGACGGATGACCAGCACTTTCAACAAATTGTGACGCACTATCACGGGGTCGAAGTTGCACATTTTGACTCGATTACCAAAGTTGCGCGAGTTTATCAGGTCAACCGGCATGGTCAAAAGATTGCGATGGCGCAAGCACCATTAGGAGCGCCCGGTGCGGTCATGATTTTAGAGAGCCTAATTGCGTTTGGCGTGAGACAAGTTTTGGGTGTCGGCAGTTGTGGGGCTTTGACAGAGCTCCCAGAAAATATTTTTTTGAGTCCAACGGCGGCTTTACGGGATGAAGGAACTTCTTTTCATTATTTGCCCGCTAGTGAGTGGGCGACCGTTGACCCAACCATGGTTGCCGGGATTCAAAAAGGGTTATTGCAACGACATATTCCGGTTAGACTAGTGAAAACTTGGACGACGGATGCCATTTTTCGTGAAAACAAATCAAGAATTACTAGCGTGAAGTTAGCTGGCTGCGAGGTCGTTGAGATGGAATGCGCCGCATTAGTAGCTTGTGCGAAATTTCGAAAAATTAAGTTTGGTCAACTCTTGTATACGGCGGATTCTTTAGCCAACTTGGATCGACATGATCCACGTCAATGGGGAACTGATGCGGTCATCCCGGCGATTGAACTTGCAATAGAAATTTTAGTTGAATTGCCAGCTTAA